The Camelina sativa cultivar DH55 chromosome 16, Cs, whole genome shotgun sequence sequence NNNNNNNNNNNNNNNNNNNNNNNNNNNNNNNNNNNNNNNNNNNNNNNNNNNNNNNNNNNNNNNNNNNNNNNNNNNNNNNNNNNNNNNNNNNNNNNNNNNNNNNNNNNNNNNNNNNNNNNNNNNNNNNNNNNNNNNNNNNNNNNNNNNNNNNNNNNNNNNNNNNNNNNNNNNNNNNNNNNNNNNNNNNNNNNNNNNNNNNNNNNNNNNNNNNNNNNNNNNNNNNNNNNNNNNNNNNNNNNNNNNNNNNNNNNNNNNNNNNNNNNNNNNNNNNNNNNNNNNNNNNNNNNNNNNNNNNNNNNNNNNNNNNNNNNNNNNNNNNNNNNNNNNNNNNNNNNNNNNNNNNNNNNNNNNNNNNNNNNNNNNNNNNNNNNNNNNNNNNNNNNNNNNNNNNNTGATCGGCTCTCTGAATTTTCAAACCGTCAAATCCGGCTAAAGTAGTATCAGCGCGGAGGTTACCGTCGCGTTTCCAGATCTTGTAAGTATCGGAGGGAGCGATTTTTCCGACGAACGGAATCACGGAGCTCTCGAAGTGGAAAGAGATCTCCATGTAGAAATCTCTCATACGGCGGAGAACAGCGATCAAACGAGGCAACCTCCGCCGCCATTTACACCAAGCTAAACGGTGGTGATGCCGCAAAAGCACTTTCATAACCTCAGAATTCCGGCGACAAAACGCTTCCTGTAGCGGATTCCATCCGGAAGCGTTCTGCAGCGAGATATCTCCTCCGGCTGAAGAAATCGCCCTCGCCGCGAAGATGTCGTCGAGTCTAACCGCTAGATGGAGCGGCGTCTCGCGTGAAGGAACGTCGCGGCGGTCGAGCAAGGCGGAGATCTGATCAGCGACTCGTTCTTGACTCAGTGAGTCGGATTCTGTTCGGATCTGCTCTGGATCTCCTAGCTTCGGCAACGAGGAGAGAAGACGAGTGAGCGCGCCGTGATCTCCTAAAACGACGGCGTAGTGAACTGGACTGTGAGCGTAATCTTCAGGTCTGATTGCAGACGCTGACGAAGGCCGagacataactttttttttttccccggcGAGTTTTAACAGTGAGATTGAGAATGTAAGGTGTGTGTAATTGTGattgtgcttcttcttcttcttcttcttcttcttcgtcgtcgtcttgtTGTTTGTAAGTTCGTCGTCTTCGATTGAAGCTGAAACGGAATGTTTATGGAAATGGAAGTCGAAGTTTGTGGTGTGGAATttaattcctttttattttattcatttattgtttttaattttaaaattacgtttttaatttttttggaaggTCTCTTTATTTGGGGAGGCGTGAGTAAATAAGGATATTTCTGGGCTTTTTGTCagtactcttttctttttttttttcttctttgttttcttatttggccttttttttttgtctttttcactattgtttgttttttaaaaaaaatatatatattttctgttggATTTTCGGTGTTTCTTTTCTGAATATTTGTACTGTGTAAAGCAATGTAAACATAATAGTATTTGATGATAGgttgaaaacaaatatttgaatGATAATAAAGGAAATTTAATGATTACTCTCTTAGAACAATATCATTTGACATGTCACAGTTTATAGTCATGACTCATGGTTGACTAGTAATGatgaaataagaaataaattattatcaGTTCCTatcatttggttttatttatttgactcatactaatatttattcactttttattattgatgattttagaaaaaatataatattggtttagaaaattgtaaatcacaaaagaacaaaaaaaattacacttcgaatcaaattttaatatgtgtAAGAAAgcttaaaaaatagtaaattaatttGGAAAATATAGAATATGTTTTATGTTCGTAGTTCACTATTTTGACAGTTACAAAGAAAGATTAGATAGCTATAGATATTCGTTATGAGATTTTGAGTGttatatacaattaatttttcatcgttttgaattttgttttacaaccAATGTTTTGTGTATAACATTACTTTTGTAATATAGCTAGCATACAAAAAGTACATcataatatgattatatttgatGATAGGTAAAAAATATTCGAAGTAATTCGActcttaacaaaattatttgaCATGTCAAAAGTTTATGGTACTCATGGGTCGACTAGTAATGATGGAACGAAATACAACAATGATCAGTTTCTATTATGGTTGTCGAAACTTTTAGCATTATTCAATTTgattgaattaaataaatatttatacaataCATAATAACGTTTATTAATACGACTAGTTCGAcagttacaaaaatttaaagagtTATAAATTTTCGTTATGAGATTTTGAGTACTTTATGCAATTAATATATTTCGACCGgtttaaaaatttgttacaaCTAATTTTGTGTATACATTACTGTTCACTGACTGGATTTTAAACGTCAAATTCACTGCGtaactgttttgtttttaaagctaTTTACTATAACtgtattaaaagtttttaatgtgtgttattggattgttaccTAAAATATACTTATAGACTACAAAATGGACACATTGTACATCTCTAGACCACTCATATATAAATGATctaataaaagttttgtgtaaatcttaatttaatttttacttatAGGACACAAGGTACGATACGAAGAaggtatacaaaaaaaaagagtatctATCCAAAAttgtacattttaaaaacttaattggatttttagtatatttattatttataattagataGTTAGGTAGATTTTACTATTTGTGTAATAGAAGAGTTGTGAGATAGATGAGAAAGTGGGGTAGAGTGTATTATTGTGAAATTACAAAAGGATAGTTGGATCCGTACAACTTATTTAGTGTATGgaaatacaaaaatagaaatatttttaattttttatatttaatgtaCTTTATATCAGCTGTACAGATGAAAAtgtgtatattaatatacatatgtatattaaaCTAGCTGTacacctaatatatatatatatatatatatatatatatatatattatttacctgTACACTTAATAAACTGTATGGATTACATCTGTATATTTAACGAGTGTACgaataaaaatttgtgaaatttattttacataataaaaacaaatcatcaaacaaaatagatatcaaataatatatgcaaaaatatagaattttatatacctaaaatattttagaaaattaatttattttgattagtattttaattattaaattcaagggataatgtaataaaataataaaaatatttaattgtaatGGTATACttgtaaataaaaagatttttttttagggttagaAAGTAATGTAAATAGTAGTGAATAGTTGAAGGTGATTATTTTGCAGATTATAAATAGTGAATTTACTAAATTGCCAATTATGTTTAAAAATGTACTAATTCTccaaatatcttaaaaaaaaataaaagaaaagtgagaAAAGAATCGCTTTGTCGTGACCAAATGCAAAATTATGCAACAGAATTATCtgctagaaaaaaacaaattatacttTGCTGCTCCCTCTAACCGACCAATCCGCTTCTTTATTAGTAATCTTCATTATTAAATTGTACATTATCTTTAAACTAATGCACTAACCAAGTCTTAAACCTTAAGCGTTGAGTCTTCTTGATCTGATATATAGATCTTGGTTCTCTAATCTTGATGGAGAAAACTGAAACGGACTGAGTACATTGAGTTAAGTACATATGCAACAAACCAAATAAAGGTTCTCTTAAACTTTGTTATACTCCAAGAGATTCACCATCAAGATCCTGTCAAGAACGAACAAACAAAGTTGAATTTAGTGTTTTTATTGAATACATAAAGAGACTTGATTGGCAAACGGGTTGAGCTAAATCCAAGTTAAAGGTGCAAACTCTGTGACATTAGATTCCGAATTCCTTAAAAGATGAAGGAACTTACCAGAGTTTTGGCACACCATGTAAACTTGTAGATTACTCTTACTTGAAAAAGATCCCTTATAACTAAAAACACAATTAAACCAAGAAAAGGGAAAGAGAAGTATGATAGATTTAGctcttaaaaaaaattcgagCAAACATTGCTAATCAACAAAAGCATTACCATATCTCGGTGTATCAAAGTCTCCAAGCAGGGAGAAATCATAAAGGCAATCTTACAAGTCCATAAACTAGTGACAAATCAGCTTCTTGTCTGTTTTCACCTCCTCTCAGGGTAACTACCTTACTACCAAGGAGTGTATCACAATAAAGTCCTATTTGAATAGTAATACAATATCGGAAGTGATCACAAAGCTGTTATGCTTCAGTCTAGTGAGTCTCTGTAGAAATGTTATTATCTCCCTTATGATTCCCTGGATGTCAAGCATTTCTGAAACAAGTTTGCAGCTTTTGCTACAGCTTTTGTGTTGTCagaatatgaaagaaaaagcaATAAACGTTTGGTGAAATGAAGAATAGATTATCCAAATTACACTGAGAGATCATACTGAAATCTAACAATAGACGAGCCAAATTACAGAACAACTCCAACATATAGAAAGAAACCGGATCAACTTGAGattacaaaagttttaaattaaGGTTTTCAGGCTATGATGAGTAATAGCAAAATCCTTGACGCTTCCTGCTATGTGAAGCACGACCTCCATTGAAGATAGCCATCAACTCGGCCACAAGCACCTTGTCAACGTGCATCATcacaaacatatttaaaaacttCTCATCCGTACTCTTCAAGACAGACCCGATTGCAACCAACCAGCAGATCGGATTTAACCAGTTTATATAATCAAATCttatgttacataatatatagaaaaaaataaaaaaaaataaaaaaaatcattgatgtGGAGTCTCTCACCTCCATGTACGCGGGAGGGCAGGTTCATGTACGATTGTAGCAGTAGTCATGGCTTTTTTGACTCGTTGTTAAATTGaagaaaattatgtaaaattatcAGTCTattacacatacatatatagttgaTAAACCAAGTCCTATTCCAAACGTGattgagtttttatttatttattttttaaccaaTAGATGGGGTTGTTCTCGAGTCCTTTTCCAAATCGAAGTGGAATGAAAATAatcacatcatttttttttttttttgcattggcTTCCGCTACAGAATAATTTTCATTGCCGGCATCGGTTTTTGATACAACAAAACNNNNNNNNNNNNNNNNNNNNNNNNNNNNNNNNNNNNNNNNNNNNNNNNNNNNNNNNNNNNNNNNNNNNNNNNNNNNNNNNNNNNNNNNNNNNNNNNNNNNNNNNNNNNNNNNNNNNNNNNNNNNNNNNNNNNNNNNNNNNNNttttttaaaaaaaaaaaaaaaaaaaaaaaaaaaaaaatacaacaaaacaatacaaccattcaaaacaaaacaagagacaAAAGCTAGAGTTTTATGCCAGCAGAAACAATTTTTCGAAAACTCGAGGTCCAAAACTTTCAAATCGATGACTTCAATGTtgtaatttttctataaattaaagcTATCATATTAATTAATGGAGTAATGTGTGTGAGTATTAGGGAAGCAAGATAGTCTCAGTTAACGTTGGAAAGTTGATAATGTTTAGTGGATGTTTgcgatatacatatatttagtgaAAACACGAATTTTGTAGTCACCATAAGAAATAGAACAAGGTATATATTAGTCGTATTAATTATTTGGAGGCGACAATAACAATAGAAATCTTTATTGATCATAAGAATTAAAAACTGTATTAAAGTTAATCCAACCCAAGAtaactaagaaagaaaaagaaaaagaagctttgTTATTcgcctctttttcttttgcctcCGGAGGCACCTTGCTGGATTTGAGTCAAGCTTGGAACATAATTAAACAGAAAAGGCCAAGCATCTTCGTCTCCAAAAGACTGTCGTGTGAATCTATTGTCCTCTCCAACAATGTATACCCTGTTTTTGCAGCTGGAATGATCACACATCACGAGGACTTTCTTCTCCTCATAGAGCAAGAAACTTATATCATGCGAATATTCGAGGTGAGGGCTCAAATCCAATGCAAACACCTTGCTCCATGATATCGCTTTGGTTTCATCAATCTTATTTGTCAGCCATACCTCAGCTTTTGATGTATATTCGTGTTTTAACAACACGGCGAGTTTCTCTTCTCTAACGACCGATAGAGAAGCATTTTGATCATCCATAACTATAGGAATCTGACCCGTAAGACGTTCAAATTTTTCGCTAGTATAATCAAAGCTGACTAAGAATATGCCGGGATGTTTCTCCTCCTTTCCTTGTGAAGCAATCCAGTAAGTCTTCCCTTTCAAAGACGCGCCGCTTTGTTCACAAACTAATTGGCAGTTAGGAGTGGCATCAAGAGTCCTCCATGAGTTTGagttaatatcatatatttcGAATTGATCTTGGTTGTAACCATAACTCAATATTTTGTAGCTTTTATTGCCAGATTTCTTGTCTTGGCAGGATCCGAGAGCATAGCAGTCGTTTGTCTTCTTGTCACCGTTAACGGGTTCCAAACCACCATTATATAGTCGTTTTCGGTGCATAACAATAAGCCGTCGCAGTGAAAAACATGAGAGATCACGATTTGTTCTTGAACTGAACTACCAGGATCGATTAGGCTACGTTCACATGTGGCCATTACATATGGTTTTGTTCCATGGAGTTTGACACTCATCGAGCAAACTCTACCGTTCTTCAACATGAGAACAAGAAACTGCTTTGCGCCTTTCTCCAAGTGCATTCTAGTGAATCTGCTATTGCTGAATAAATTGTTCCATTGCTTGCAAGTAGATCGCAACCGCTTGAGAGATATGGCCGGAACGCGACAGAGTATGTCCTCTACCCAAAGGTCCTCCAACATCATTACTGTCATCTCTTAATGAACAAGAAAGTGATTGTTGTTTAGACGACGAGTACAccaactcttttaaaaaaattcttttacatggaaaaaaaaaaaaaaaactttttcttgtttggttttgaatattttgataGTCAGAGTTATATTTTGATCTCAACTTTACAGCCTTTACGTCGATGTAGCTCTCCTTTTATTGAAAAATCTCCTTAACCCTAATCCTCGTGGATTTGGGAAAAAGCAACCGCCTCttcataaagataagatctttCCAAATATTCTCTGACGAAATAAGGTTGTTTTCCAATATTCTCTTGAAGGATAAGGTCCTATTTGTTGCAAATAGAGTTAATCTTATTATAATTCTTTGGTTAAAATTATGCCCAAAATCTTCAATCAGAGATAAACAATCATTCCTCAAATCGGATGAACTAATGACATAGACGAAGTTCAAATAACTTGGAAAAGAATCTCGCAGCAAGATTTTGAAGTATCATAAGAGAGGATTTTATCTCCAACCCCAAAGGAATTTAGTGAAATTAAAGCTTCTCAGGGAAGACCAATAGATCAAACACTGATAAAATAAACGAGAAAGGCTTACATGACCAATCCAAGAACTCTGCATTGCATCATTCCAATCCATATCTGCAGTTCATAAACACCATGATCCAATACATGATACTGAAATCAGACCAATCCAAGAACTCAAAGAGTCCAAACGAACAGAAGATAAATgacttagaaaaataaaaaatcaacaacTATATAGTTTGGATACAGATGTCTGCTATTTGGCTGCATTGCTGTTTCTAGGCTACCAACCTCAGTGTGATATATCAGAAAAGAGACTCAACCTCACATTTTATTGCTTTTGAAGTCAAAAATCAAGGTTTCAGAAATATTCATAATAAAAGCAAAATTCTTGACAA is a genomic window containing:
- the LOC104754123 gene encoding probable F-box protein At5g47300 — translated: MTVMMLEDLWVEDILCRVPAISLKRLRSTCKQWNNLFSNSRFTRMHLEKGAKQFLVLMLKNGRVCSMSVKLHGTKPYVMATCERSLIDPGSSVQEQIVISHVFHCDGLLLCTENDYIMVVWNPYKILSYGYNQDQFEIYDINSNSWRTLDATPNCQLVCEQSGASLKGKTYWIASQGKEEKHPGIFLVSFDYTSEKFERLTGQIPIVMDDQNASLSVVREEKLAVLLKHEYTSKAEVWLTNKIDETKAISWSKVFALDLSPHLEYSHDISFLLYEEKKVLVMCDHSSCKNRVYIVGEDNRFTRQSFGDEDAWPFLFNYVPSLTQIQQGASGGKRKRGE